From one Ignavibacteria bacterium genomic stretch:
- a CDS encoding RNA polymerase sigma factor, with the protein METETDFLRLLQAHQTDLWRFIRSGVRTQSEAEDILAETVACAYEGFTKLRDKQAFLSYVFTIASRTIKKRAWKRRLFIEVSADFNCDEYCNDGVPPDIQADIQFLREALSRLPDKTREAVILFEIVGLSLNEIQTIQGGSLSGVKSRLVRGRKHLARIMGVENPTHAEERLDGNRYEFTADVLPTIAEAGL; encoded by the coding sequence ATGGAAACAGAAACAGATTTTCTCCGATTGCTTCAGGCACATCAAACCGACCTATGGCGTTTTATCCGGTCGGGGGTTCGAACACAGTCCGAAGCTGAAGACATATTGGCTGAAACGGTTGCATGCGCATACGAAGGCTTCACTAAACTTCGTGACAAACAGGCTTTTCTGAGCTATGTGTTTACTATTGCCAGCAGAACAATCAAGAAAAGAGCCTGGAAGCGCAGATTGTTCATCGAGGTTTCTGCTGATTTTAATTGTGATGAGTATTGTAACGACGGGGTTCCGCCAGATATTCAGGCAGATATTCAATTTTTGCGTGAAGCTCTTAGTCGTTTGCCCGACAAAACCCGTGAGGCTGTGATTCTGTTTGAAATCGTTGGTCTTTCGCTTAACGAAATCCAGACTATCCAGGGTGGGTCGCTTTCTGGTGTTAAAAGCAGGCTTGTGAGAGGTCGCAAACATCTGGCCAGAATTATGGGCGTTGAAAACCCCACACATGCTGAAGAGAGGCTCGACGGTAATCGATATGAGTTCACGGCTGATGTTCTCCCCACGATTGCGGAGGCTGGTCTGTGA
- a CDS encoding T9SS type A sorting domain-containing protein has translation MTSRKTLQDFFKAARQQQPPIQPADVLRKTIVRQTVRWHTGSVISVAGVVAAGIAAVAVSLLLPNQTSVTVSRSAEQHAAPLVSPTADHEQAFSVRQPAAAIVRPAYSSTKRKSAVLSRPVQPATTPLCMHGDHDLNLSALFADSEVLRSLTIEPSAVDIICSSLSSADSLTNCTTGGTETSVQMCVFRNGNGDVRQVPFMYNRGPIPVMFTSADGRGRIVTSDYSGEIDPNKLVPVVAKSHNQNVLMWYRPTTDFVCSLPDSVAFNMIHFVNNTVSVRIKLLHATEVDSDPGLGNGHIIPLAVANGIPVPASTISTPRLQESRLHDGALLSSMVYPNPSATGTCAVQFSLAEPRVVNIALLDLRGTIVRQLRQDTTVEAGVSTLDCSVQGLPAGMYLLSLVTNANERVVRRFIIQ, from the coding sequence GTGACGTCACGCAAAACCCTTCAGGATTTCTTCAAGGCAGCCCGGCAGCAGCAGCCCCCCATTCAACCGGCTGACGTACTCCGGAAGACTATTGTCCGGCAGACAGTACGGTGGCATACGGGATCTGTGATTTCGGTAGCCGGAGTGGTGGCCGCCGGAATTGCAGCCGTAGCAGTGTCCCTGCTTTTGCCTAACCAAACTTCTGTGACCGTATCCCGTTCAGCAGAGCAACACGCTGCCCCCCTGGTATCACCAACGGCAGACCATGAACAAGCATTCAGCGTCAGGCAGCCGGCTGCGGCCATCGTCAGACCAGCCTATTCATCCACAAAACGGAAATCAGCAGTCCTGTCGCGGCCTGTTCAGCCCGCTACTACCCCACTGTGTATGCATGGCGACCATGACCTTAACTTATCGGCACTATTTGCAGATTCTGAAGTTCTTCGATCATTAACGATTGAGCCCTCTGCTGTTGACATTATCTGTTCCTCGCTATCCAGCGCTGATTCGTTAACGAACTGCACCACCGGCGGCACCGAAACATCGGTGCAGATGTGCGTGTTTCGTAACGGCAACGGTGATGTTCGCCAGGTTCCATTCATGTACAACAGGGGGCCCATACCGGTCATGTTTACGTCGGCTGACGGACGCGGCCGGATTGTAACATCGGACTATTCTGGTGAAATTGATCCAAACAAGCTTGTCCCGGTAGTAGCCAAGAGTCATAACCAGAACGTGTTGATGTGGTACAGACCCACCACCGATTTTGTATGCTCATTACCTGATTCCGTTGCATTTAACATGATACACTTTGTTAACAACACGGTTTCAGTCCGGATTAAACTTCTGCATGCAACAGAGGTTGATTCAGACCCTGGCTTGGGTAATGGCCACATCATACCGCTTGCTGTGGCCAACGGAATTCCTGTCCCGGCATCCACCATCAGCACACCTCGGCTGCAGGAATCGCGATTACATGACGGTGCCTTATTATCCTCGATGGTCTATCCCAATCCCTCGGCAACCGGTACCTGTGCAGTACAGTTTTCGCTAGCTGAGCCACGGGTGGTTAACATTGCGTTACTTGATTTGCGGGGTACCATCGTTCGTCAGCTCCGGCAAGACACAACGGTTGAAGCTGGCGTAAGTACTCTTGACTGCAGCGTGCAGGGGCTACCGGCGGGCATGTACCTCCTATCCCTCGTCACCAATGCAAACGAGCGGGTTGTGCGTCGCTTCATTATTCAGTAA
- a CDS encoding extracellular solute-binding protein: MRTFFYLTIAAVSLVFAGCSGGDNKPQETVIRFWHFWSEPNQRDAIQKLVQEFEQSHNVRVELTELSWSDGKTKLLAAFNSGSPPDVIELGSDWVAQFSSAGVLLSLPLDSATLHRFDNRILGTGMWDGRLYTLPWTIDTRVLYVNMNLLEKAGWKGAISTLSDLQQCAEALQDAGLVGFGTNGADAHRLYKKILPVMWTFGGEVLDSTGKPTINSPQNIQAFEYYAAMARTGKIETQRQLDAAFLQGTVGLWMSGSWLIDRIQATPSINVQALPMPGVNGKPGISFAGGEYLAVSASTGNTQRSRELVQFLTSADKALALCTSINEAGFPADKATMHNDALINKPMKKVFADQLLHARMTPVHPRWLDIEEALENALVRVLLGEATAQQALTEAQDEVVRFTQSR, from the coding sequence ATGCGAACATTTTTTTACCTCACGATTGCAGCGGTCAGCCTTGTATTTGCGGGCTGTTCAGGCGGTGACAACAAACCACAGGAAACCGTCATTCGATTCTGGCATTTTTGGAGTGAACCCAATCAACGTGATGCAATTCAGAAGCTGGTGCAGGAGTTCGAACAAAGCCACAATGTCCGTGTTGAGCTAACGGAACTTAGCTGGTCAGACGGCAAAACAAAGTTGCTGGCAGCCTTTAACAGTGGATCGCCGCCCGACGTTATTGAACTGGGAAGCGATTGGGTGGCTCAGTTTTCCAGTGCAGGAGTCTTGCTGTCGCTGCCTCTGGACTCGGCAACCCTGCACAGATTTGACAACCGGATTCTTGGCACCGGAATGTGGGACGGGCGTTTATATACGCTTCCGTGGACGATTGACACCAGAGTGCTGTACGTGAACATGAACCTGCTGGAAAAGGCTGGATGGAAGGGGGCTATAAGCACGCTATCAGATTTACAGCAGTGTGCTGAAGCACTTCAGGATGCCGGTTTGGTTGGTTTTGGTACCAATGGGGCGGATGCTCATCGTTTATACAAAAAGATCTTGCCAGTAATGTGGACATTTGGCGGTGAGGTCCTGGATTCAACGGGCAAGCCCACAATTAACAGCCCACAAAATATTCAGGCGTTTGAATACTACGCTGCCATGGCCAGAACCGGCAAGATCGAAACCCAGCGTCAGCTTGATGCAGCCTTCCTCCAGGGTACGGTTGGGCTGTGGATGAGTGGTTCGTGGTTGATTGACCGTATTCAGGCTACGCCTTCGATCAACGTTCAGGCTCTGCCCATGCCCGGCGTCAACGGTAAGCCGGGTATATCGTTTGCCGGTGGCGAATACCTTGCAGTATCGGCCTCCACAGGGAACACACAGCGCAGTCGTGAACTGGTGCAGTTCCTTACGTCAGCCGATAAGGCATTGGCGTTATGCACCAGCATTAATGAAGCCGGGTTCCCGGCAGATAAGGCTACCATGCATAACGATGCATTGATCAACAAACCAATGAAGAAGGTTTTTGCAGACCAGCTTTTACATGCACGGATGACACCGGTGCATCCGCGATGGCTGGATATTGAAGAAGCCCTTGAAAATGCATTGGTGCGAGTACTTCTTGGCGAGGCTACAGCTCAGCAGGCATTGACTGAAGCCCAGGACGAAGTGGTTCGGTTTACACAGAGTCGTTAG
- a CDS encoding CTP synthase produces MTKYIFITGGVLSSLGKGIASASIGLLLKQRGYNVTVQKFDPYLNVDPGTMDPFQHGEVYVTNDGAETDLDLGHYERFLDTNMSRKNNSTAGQVYFDVLTKERKGEFLGNTVQVIPHITDEIKRRMRSFDGTYDVVIIEIGGTVGDIESLPFLEAARQLGFDVGHSNALYVHLTYVPYVKSAGELKTKPTQHSVKTLMEHGIMPNILLCRADRELSAELRRKIGLFCNVEEQSVIEALDADTIYEVPLLYAERNLDTIISQKLGLRKKPEGLKNWSNFVQRIKRPVREVTIAIVGKYVRFPDSYKSINEALIHAGALNNTRVNIKWIDSERLNSADIPRVLSEAHGVLVAPGFGQRGVEGKVSAIKYVREQGIPFFGICLGMQCAVIEFARNVAGLTNAHSTEFKKTPYPVVDLMPDQRAVTEKGASMRLGAYQALLKKKSAAYQAYKSEKITERHRHRYEFNNDFRDVLTKHGLLISGVSSDERLVEIIEIPAHPWFIGVQFHPELTSRAVTGHPLFTAFIRAAQLHTKEA; encoded by the coding sequence ATGACTAAATACATATTTATAACAGGCGGGGTACTATCTTCATTAGGTAAAGGAATTGCCTCCGCCTCAATTGGCCTGCTTCTAAAGCAGCGTGGTTACAACGTTACTGTACAGAAATTTGATCCGTACCTGAATGTCGATCCCGGCACAATGGATCCGTTCCAGCACGGCGAGGTGTACGTGACCAATGATGGTGCAGAAACTGATCTGGACCTTGGGCATTACGAACGATTTCTTGATACGAATATGTCAAGAAAAAATAACAGTACTGCCGGCCAGGTGTACTTTGACGTTCTTACCAAGGAGCGGAAAGGTGAATTTCTGGGCAATACGGTACAGGTTATTCCTCATATTACCGACGAGATTAAGCGCCGGATGCGGTCGTTTGACGGTACGTACGACGTGGTGATCATCGAGATTGGTGGTACTGTGGGCGATATTGAGTCGTTGCCGTTCCTGGAAGCTGCGCGCCAGCTTGGGTTTGATGTTGGCCATAGCAATGCTCTCTATGTACACCTAACCTATGTACCGTATGTAAAGTCTGCCGGCGAGCTAAAAACAAAGCCAACGCAACACAGCGTAAAAACGCTGATGGAACACGGAATCATGCCCAATATTCTGCTGTGCCGTGCCGACAGGGAGCTAAGTGCCGAGCTGCGTAGAAAAATCGGTTTGTTCTGCAATGTGGAAGAGCAAAGCGTTATCGAGGCTCTTGATGCCGATACCATTTACGAAGTACCACTGTTATACGCAGAGCGAAACCTTGACACAATTATCTCTCAAAAGTTAGGATTACGGAAAAAGCCTGAAGGCTTAAAAAACTGGTCAAATTTCGTTCAGCGCATCAAACGTCCGGTCCGCGAGGTTACCATTGCGATCGTTGGCAAATACGTGCGTTTCCCGGATAGCTACAAAAGCATTAACGAGGCCCTGATCCATGCAGGGGCCCTGAACAATACCCGCGTTAACATCAAATGGATTGATAGCGAGCGCCTGAACTCTGCTGATATACCTCGTGTCCTCAGCGAAGCTCATGGTGTTCTTGTTGCTCCCGGCTTTGGGCAGCGCGGTGTTGAAGGGAAAGTATCGGCTATCAAATATGTTCGCGAACAAGGTATCCCGTTCTTCGGCATTTGCCTGGGGATGCAGTGTGCGGTTATCGAATTTGCCCGAAATGTTGCCGGACTTACAAACGCACACAGCACAGAATTTAAGAAGACTCCCTATCCTGTCGTTGACCTTATGCCGGATCAGCGTGCGGTAACAGAAAAGGGTGCGTCGATGCGTCTGGGTGCCTACCAGGCCTTACTGAAAAAGAAGTCGGCTGCCTATCAGGCCTACAAATCCGAAAAGATTACCGAGCGACACAGGCACCGGTACGAGTTTAACAATGATTTCCGTGATGTACTCACCAAACATGGACTTTTGATCAGTGGCGTTTCTTCCGATGAACGCTTGGTTGAAATCATCGAGATCCCTGCACACCCGTGGTTTATTGGTGTACAGTTTCATCCGGAACTCACATCACGTGCAGTAACCGGACACCCGCTGTTTACTGCTTTTATTCGGGCTGCCCAGCTGCACACAAAGGAAGCCTAG
- a CDS encoding SDR family oxidoreductase, which yields MADSFHIWILGASGGIGSVLTRLLADSHRLTVTARNTENLSGLPVVHANCNIGDSDSLHSAFSTATHTHGPVDILVNCAGIGIFNKVTDCSEQDLDLLISTNMKGAMVSTRLVLPAMQARRHGMIIDVNSVASLKAFPNNAGYAATKAGMLAWYRSVREEVREYGVKVVTVFVGATDTDIWPDEPRNMYHDRMLQATDAASVIALLVNTFNNPRMMIEELTVRPQLGDLP from the coding sequence ATGGCTGACAGCTTTCATATCTGGATCTTGGGCGCGAGCGGTGGAATTGGTTCAGTACTTACCCGACTGCTTGCGGACAGCCACCGGCTGACGGTTACGGCACGGAATACTGAAAACCTTTCCGGATTACCCGTCGTACATGCCAACTGTAACATTGGCGACTCAGACAGCCTGCACTCCGCATTCAGTACGGCTACCCACACGCACGGTCCGGTTGATATTCTGGTGAACTGCGCGGGGATTGGGATATTCAATAAGGTTACCGATTGCTCCGAGCAGGATCTCGACCTTTTAATCAGCACCAATATGAAGGGGGCTATGGTTAGCACACGGCTGGTACTTCCAGCAATGCAAGCCCGGCGCCACGGGATGATTATTGACGTTAACAGCGTTGCATCACTCAAAGCGTTTCCGAACAACGCCGGGTATGCAGCCACAAAGGCGGGCATGCTGGCATGGTACCGATCTGTTCGCGAAGAGGTGCGGGAATATGGTGTTAAAGTCGTCACCGTTTTCGTTGGTGCCACCGATACCGATATATGGCCTGATGAGCCTCGCAATATGTATCATGACCGGATGCTGCAAGCCACCGATGCGGCATCTGTGATTGCCCTTCTGGTAAACACCTTCAACAACCCTCGAATGATGATTGAGGAGCTTACCGTCAGACCTCAGCTTGGCGACCTGCCGTAA